One region of Carassius gibelio isolate Cgi1373 ecotype wild population from Czech Republic chromosome A1, carGib1.2-hapl.c, whole genome shotgun sequence genomic DNA includes:
- the LOC127942189 gene encoding uncharacterized protein LOC127942189, with protein MERLRAALIVLMFLLFHQTRIYGEEVEMKVRPGDNITLYCDRSLTSGSLIVWIRNCSHENQPSLIINFWQWKLKIFQRFSSIYNRYSNSYDLHISNISDSDLGLYYCAELERRVNKDDKGIISSSEVYYYGNRTTRLSLEEQVTSCSEPSAPPDCVLCWTLLFSVCPVCVLLFSICLFCLCCKKTTDAVTDQKDKLKGRNTAECMDEEVCYASLDVITKRQKQRKTKRVQCSDFSTYAQVRTEAE; from the exons ATGGAGAGATTAAGAGCTGCTCTCATTGTGCTTATGT ttttactcTTCCATCAGACAAGAATCTATGGAGAAGAAGTGGAGATGAAAGTCAGACCAGGAGACAACATCACTCTCTACTGTGATCGCTCTCTAACTTCTGGTTCCCTCATTGTATGGATAAGAAACTGCTCTCATGAAAATCAACCCTCTCTCATAATAAATTTTTGGCAATGGAAACTGAAGATATTTCAGCGTTTCAGCTCTATCTACAACCGCTACAGTAATTCTTATGATCTACATATTTCCAAcatcagtgactctgatctgggACTGTACTACTGTGCAGAACTAGAGAGAAGGGTAAACAAAGATGACAAAGGCATCATCTCCTCATCAGAAGTGTACTATTATGGAAACCGAACAACTCGTCTCTCTCTGGAAG AACAAGTGACTTCCTGTTCTGAACCCTCCGCTCCTCCTGACTGTGTGCTCTGCTGGACGCTGCTGTTCAGTGTGTGTCCGGTGTGTGTTCTCCTCTTCTCCATCTGTTTGTTCTGCCTCTGTTGTAAGAAAACTACAG ATGCTGTGACAGATCAAAAAGACAAGTTAAAAGGTAGAAATACAGCTGAG tgcaTGGATGAAGAGGTGTGTTATGCATCTTTGGACGTGATCACTAAGAGACAAAAACAACGCAAGACAAAGCGAGTGCAGTGTTCAGACTTCAGTACTTATGCTCAGGTCAGAACGGAAGCTGAATAG